In Mycolicibacterium mucogenicum DSM 44124, the following are encoded in one genomic region:
- a CDS encoding metal-dependent hydrolase: MTDLQVRKMRFAFADHPVPFLWNETNPAFSAMANAVSFLAIAFEKMIVSTMAEAKPLLTDPVIAEEADAFVRQEGQHSMAHRAHARGLIKAHPELKETLDEVIAAFDDLVANKPLKYRLAYTADLEATFTPVFKLMLDHDDTLFAPGDDRVASLFLWHFVEEVEHRSSALIIYNGLVDDPWYRMRVAPSIFKHVMDCVRMACNGFNKHLPLEVRKVDALSAFALERRKNTILKRLGRIPDFGPFTSAFHDLPVREQLVALSGIVRSQIPGHNPENEKLPALAAEWFERYDAGYDVTHWYTAGKQSAHV; this comes from the coding sequence GTGACCGACCTCCAGGTCCGCAAGATGCGGTTCGCTTTCGCGGACCACCCCGTGCCGTTCCTCTGGAACGAGACCAATCCCGCGTTCTCTGCCATGGCAAATGCCGTGTCCTTCTTGGCGATTGCGTTCGAGAAGATGATCGTCAGCACCATGGCCGAGGCCAAGCCACTGCTGACCGACCCGGTGATCGCCGAAGAGGCCGACGCCTTCGTCCGCCAGGAGGGGCAGCATTCGATGGCCCACAGGGCCCATGCGCGCGGCCTCATCAAGGCCCACCCGGAGCTCAAGGAGACGCTCGACGAGGTGATCGCCGCGTTCGACGACCTCGTCGCCAACAAGCCCCTCAAATATCGGCTGGCCTACACCGCCGACCTGGAGGCGACGTTCACGCCCGTCTTCAAATTGATGCTCGACCACGACGACACGTTGTTCGCGCCCGGCGACGACCGCGTCGCGTCACTGTTCTTGTGGCATTTCGTCGAAGAGGTCGAGCACCGGAGCTCGGCACTCATCATCTACAACGGCCTCGTCGACGATCCGTGGTACCGCATGCGGGTGGCGCCGTCGATCTTCAAGCATGTGATGGATTGCGTGCGGATGGCGTGCAATGGGTTCAACAAGCATCTGCCGCTGGAGGTCCGCAAGGTCGACGCGCTGTCGGCGTTCGCGCTCGAGCGCCGCAAGAACACGATCCTGAAGCGGCTGGGACGAATCCCGGACTTCGGGCCGTTCACGAGCGCGTTCCACGATCTGCCGGTCCGTGAGCAGTTGGTGGCGCTGTCGGGCATCGTCCGCAGCCAGATCCCGGGCCACAACCCGGAGAACGAGAAGCTGCCCGCCCTCGCGGCCGAGTGGTTCGAACGCTACGACGCCGGCTACGACGTCACCCACTGGTACACCGCCGGAAAGCAGAGTGCCCATGTCTGA
- a CDS encoding TetR/AcrR family transcriptional regulator: MARKRRGWGGEPPADDDEATRRIVAAAVELLSTTGTAITIADVAESLGVIRQTVYRYFPTADELMRAAAIASVAGFLDQLSEHVRGIHDPADAMTEGVLYTLDAVARTPHLGILMSAPYVSAHSSDMASAEAQDFGMQMITRFDVDWASYGYDDAALRELVEFTLRIMLSYFLAPAGDGRTPDELRSFIRRWLGAAILGQQPAR, translated from the coding sequence ATGGCACGCAAACGTCGCGGTTGGGGTGGGGAGCCGCCCGCCGATGACGACGAGGCGACCCGCCGCATCGTTGCCGCGGCAGTCGAACTGCTGTCCACCACGGGCACCGCGATCACCATCGCCGATGTGGCCGAGTCGCTCGGCGTCATCCGGCAGACGGTGTACCGGTACTTCCCGACGGCCGACGAACTCATGCGCGCCGCAGCCATCGCCTCGGTCGCAGGGTTTTTGGATCAGCTCAGCGAGCACGTGCGGGGGATTCACGATCCCGCCGACGCGATGACCGAAGGCGTCCTCTACACACTCGACGCGGTGGCCCGGACGCCGCACCTGGGCATCCTGATGTCGGCGCCGTACGTCAGCGCGCACAGCAGTGACATGGCGTCTGCCGAGGCGCAGGACTTCGGCATGCAGATGATCACCCGGTTCGATGTCGACTGGGCCAGTTACGGATACGACGATGCGGCGCTGCGCGAACTGGTCGAGTTCACGCTGCGCATCATGCTGTCCTACTTCCTCGCGCCGGCGGGGGACGGGCGCACTCCCGACGAGTTGCGGTCCTTCATCCGGCGGTGGCTGGGCGCGGCGATCCTGGGGCAACAACCTGCCCGCTGA
- a CDS encoding cysteine hydrolase family protein has product MTRPTLRELSSLPVEPVRLADSALVLIDCQNTYTQGVMELEGVQDALDEAAALLDRARTAGIPVIHIQHDDGPGSLYDIGGESGAIVDRVAPRGDEPVIVKQYPNSFVQTDLDERLKALGASNLVLAGFMTHMCVNSTARGAFSLGYAPTVVAAATATRTLAGPDGQAVPAAALQAASLAGLADLVAVVAPNVAAIPD; this is encoded by the coding sequence ATGACTCGCCCCACTCTGCGTGAACTGTCCAGCCTGCCTGTCGAACCGGTCCGCCTCGCGGACTCGGCTCTGGTTCTGATCGACTGCCAGAACACCTACACGCAAGGGGTGATGGAGCTCGAGGGCGTGCAGGACGCGCTCGATGAGGCCGCCGCACTGCTCGACCGTGCCCGCACGGCCGGCATCCCCGTCATCCACATCCAGCACGACGACGGGCCGGGCTCGCTGTACGACATTGGGGGCGAGTCCGGCGCGATCGTTGACCGGGTGGCGCCGCGCGGCGACGAGCCGGTGATCGTCAAGCAGTACCCGAACTCGTTCGTACAGACCGATCTCGATGAGCGGCTCAAGGCGCTGGGCGCGTCGAACCTGGTGCTCGCCGGCTTCATGACGCACATGTGCGTGAACTCCACCGCCCGCGGCGCGTTCAGTCTCGGCTACGCGCCGACGGTCGTGGCCGCCGCGACGGCGACGCGCACCCTGGCCGGGCCCGACGGCCAGGCAGTACCGGCCGCGGCACTGCAGGCGGCGAGCCTCGCCGGCCTGGCTGATCTGGTCGCGGTGGTGGCGCCCAACGTCGCAGCTATTCCGGACTAA
- a CDS encoding Rrf2 family transcriptional regulator — protein MRMSAKAEYAVRAMVELAAADTGVLVKTDDLAKAQGIPAQFLVDILTNLRTDRLVRSHRGRDGGYELARPAADISIADVLRCIDGPLASVRDIGLGDLPYSGPTASLTDVWRALRASMRSVLEQTSLADVATGKLPDHVSTLAGDYRTQEARRGH, from the coding sequence ATGCGGATGTCAGCCAAGGCGGAGTACGCCGTCCGCGCCATGGTCGAACTGGCCGCCGCCGACACGGGTGTGCTGGTGAAAACCGACGACCTGGCCAAGGCGCAGGGCATCCCCGCGCAGTTCCTCGTCGACATCCTGACCAACCTGCGTACCGACCGTCTGGTGCGCAGCCACCGCGGCCGCGACGGCGGCTACGAGCTGGCCCGGCCGGCCGCGGACATCAGCATCGCCGACGTCCTGCGCTGCATCGACGGTCCGCTGGCGAGCGTCCGGGACATCGGGCTCGGCGACCTGCCGTACTCCGGGCCGACGGCGTCGCTCACCGATGTGTGGCGCGCCCTGCGCGCCAGCATGCGCTCGGTGCTCGAACAGACCAGCCTCGCCGACGTGGCCACCGGCAAGCTCCCGGACCACGTCAGCACGCTGGCGGGGGACTACCGCACCCAGGAAGCCCGCCGCGGCCACTAA
- a CDS encoding VOC family protein: protein MAITFNHTIVHSTDRSAAATFFTELFGLPPAQEGGLFLAVELNHGVSLDFAQVPEGTKVVPQHYAFLVSEEEFTAIYDRIRERGLQHWADPRGQHPGEINRNDGGRGVYFQDPSGHYLEIITRPYGSGG from the coding sequence ATGGCCATCACCTTCAACCACACCATCGTCCACTCGACCGACCGCTCGGCCGCGGCCACTTTTTTCACCGAGCTCTTCGGTTTGCCTCCCGCCCAAGAAGGCGGGCTATTCCTCGCCGTCGAACTGAACCACGGCGTCAGCCTCGATTTCGCCCAAGTCCCGGAGGGCACCAAGGTCGTCCCCCAGCACTATGCCTTCCTGGTGTCGGAGGAGGAATTCACCGCGATCTACGACCGGATTCGTGAACGCGGACTGCAACATTGGGCCGATCCGCGCGGTCAGCATCCCGGCGAGATCAATCGCAACGACGGTGGCCGGGGCGTCTACTTCCAGGATCCCAGCGGGCATTACCTGGAGATCATCACCCGGCCGTACGGCTCAGGCGGCTGA
- a CDS encoding nitronate monooxygenase gives MAFDLRELAVPVIVAPMAGGPSTPELAAAGSTAGGLGFVAAGYLTAQTLADRITAARALTTGPLGVNLFASQPSTVEAREIERYATELAGEATRYGAALGDPTFNDDDWAAKLDVVADLRPDVVSFTFGGPTADECARLRQAGITTVATVTTANEAAQAVATGVDALAVQGPDAGGHRGTYDPLAAPATQPLTELLADVLAATELPVVAAGGLMTADDVAAVIAAGAVAAQLGTAFLLADESGSSPVHRAALVDPRFTETVVTKAFSGRYARGLRNRFIDEHDAQAPLGYPEVHYLTSPLRKAAVAAGDPDGTNVWAGTGFRKIRSGPVADIMAGLV, from the coding sequence ATGGCGTTCGACCTGCGTGAGCTGGCAGTTCCGGTGATCGTCGCGCCGATGGCCGGCGGGCCGTCGACGCCCGAGCTGGCCGCGGCGGGTTCGACGGCCGGTGGCCTGGGATTCGTGGCGGCCGGCTACCTGACGGCCCAGACGCTCGCCGACCGCATCACCGCCGCACGCGCGCTGACCACCGGCCCGCTGGGCGTGAATCTCTTTGCCTCGCAGCCCAGTACCGTCGAGGCGCGAGAGATCGAGCGGTACGCGACTGAACTCGCCGGTGAAGCCACCCGCTACGGGGCCGCGCTCGGCGATCCGACATTCAACGATGACGACTGGGCGGCCAAGCTCGACGTCGTCGCCGACCTGCGGCCCGACGTCGTGTCCTTCACCTTCGGCGGGCCCACCGCCGACGAGTGCGCGCGGTTGCGGCAGGCCGGTATCACCACGGTCGCAACCGTCACCACCGCGAACGAAGCCGCGCAGGCCGTAGCCACGGGTGTCGACGCCCTCGCCGTGCAGGGCCCCGACGCCGGCGGCCACCGCGGCACCTACGACCCGCTGGCCGCGCCCGCCACGCAGCCACTCACCGAACTGCTGGCCGACGTGCTCGCCGCGACGGAACTGCCCGTCGTCGCGGCCGGCGGCCTGATGACCGCCGACGACGTCGCCGCCGTCATCGCCGCCGGTGCGGTGGCCGCACAACTCGGCACGGCGTTTCTGCTCGCCGACGAGTCGGGCTCCAGTCCCGTGCACCGCGCCGCGCTCGTCGATCCGCGGTTCACCGAAACCGTTGTCACGAAAGCTTTCTCGGGGCGCTACGCCCGCGGGCTGCGCAACCGGTTCATCGACGAACACGACGCGCAGGCGCCGCTGGGCTATCCCGAGGTCCACTACCTCACCAGCCCGCTGCGCAAGGCTGCAGTGGCGGCCGGGGATCCGGATGGGACGAACGTCTGGGCGGGCACCGGATTCCGGAAGATCCGGTCAGGTCCGGTCGCCGACATCATGGCCGGGCTCGTGTGA
- a CDS encoding DUF4232 domain-containing protein: MRTVVAIPLAVACAWPITVAHADPVQLPRCATAQLTPSLGPPDGAAGTTFYPVILKNSGDAPCSMSGYPSVSFIAGSDNHVVGVAANQDAETVIGVVVIEPGQSTAANLGIVNAGNFPADCDAVPVSGLQVNLPGDTAPIIIGHADTACASTAYPTLRVGPFTGA; this comes from the coding sequence ATGCGAACCGTTGTCGCGATCCCATTGGCGGTGGCCTGCGCCTGGCCGATCACCGTCGCTCATGCCGACCCCGTCCAGTTACCGCGTTGTGCCACTGCGCAATTGACACCGAGCCTCGGCCCGCCCGACGGTGCTGCCGGGACGACGTTCTATCCGGTGATCCTCAAGAACTCCGGCGACGCCCCGTGCAGCATGTCGGGTTATCCGTCAGTGTCCTTCATCGCGGGCTCCGACAATCATGTGGTCGGCGTGGCCGCCAATCAGGACGCGGAAACCGTCATCGGTGTCGTGGTGATCGAACCAGGCCAGTCCACCGCGGCGAACCTGGGCATCGTCAACGCGGGCAACTTCCCGGCCGACTGTGATGCCGTGCCGGTCAGCGGCTTGCAGGTCAACCTGCCGGGGGATACCGCGCCGATCATCATCGGCCACGCTGATACCGCTTGTGCCAGTACGGCTTACCCAACGCTGCGGGTGGGGCCGTTCACCGGCGCGTAG